From the genome of Solanum lycopersicum chromosome 7, SLM_r2.1:
TAAGTACCTTGTAGGTCTTGCTTTGTGACGAGTAGCCCAGAAAAATTCCTTCATCACTCTTAgcatcaaattttcccaaattgtCTTTGTCATTGTTGTGTATAAAGCATACACACCCAAAGGCCCTAAGATGTGCTAAAtttggttttcttccttttagcAGCTCATATGGTGTTTTGTTTAACACTGATCTGATCATACATCTAGTTATTAGATAGCATCCCGTGTTCACTGCTTCAGCCCAATAGAATTTTGGAAGTTTGCTTGAGATTAACATTGTTCTTGCAATATCTTCCAGTGTTCTATTTTTCCTCTGaacaacaccattttgttgtggtgttctAGGTGCTGAGAAGTTATGCTCAATCCCTTTTGTAGTACAAAATTGTAGGAATTGTGAGTTCTCAAACTCCAGCCCATGATCAGATCTGATGCtgattatttctttgttgaatttCTTCTGAACCATCTTTGCAAAGATTTCAAACATAGTGAATGTCTCATTCTTTGTTGCAAGAAACAATGTCCAAGTGaatcttgagtagtcatcaactaTTACTAACACATATCTTTTTTCACCCCTACTTTGTACACGCATTGGTCCACACAAATCCATGTGAAGCAGTTCTAGTGGCTTGGTAGTACTTACTGTCAACTTTGGTTTGAAGGATGACCTAACCTATTTTCCTTGAATGCAGGTTCCACATACTTGGTTGTCCCTGAAACTTTTGGTTGGCAGTCCCCTAACCAGGTCTTTTGATATGAGTTTGTTTATAGTTGTTATGCTAATGTAACCCATTCTTTTGTTCCGTAGCATGGAGCAATCAGAGACTGCACTTAGACATTTAAGAGTATCTTCCTTGGAGTTAACAATCTTGGCTTTGTATACATTCTTGTGTCTCTTACCTAGAAGAACCAGGTTCCCAGTCACTGAGTTTGTTACTCTGCATTCCTTTTTTGTAAAGAGAACATTGTTTCCTTTATCGCATATTTGAGATACGCTCAATAGATTATGTTGTAGACCATTCACATAGTATACGTTCTCAATTGCATGAGTACCCATTGATCCAATCTTTCTAATTCCCTGAATTTCACCACTTTTTCCATTACCAAAGGCAACGTTTCCTCCTTTGATgttcttgagtgagaggaagctTCTTTTATCTCCAGTCATGTGTCTGGAAAATGCACTATCCAAGTACCATTGTTGTTGCTTCCTCTTCACTGATCCCTGCAATTTAATTTTGGGGATTAGATTTTGGTACCCAAATCCACTTTGATTTATGCTTAGGGAATGGATGAATAAGATTTCTTCTGGCCCATCTAGGAAGAGATTTGACTGtaggaatttgtttttgctcaTTGGGTTTCTCATGATGAGGTTTTCTCAAAGATTTCAAGTTTTTGTTATGAGCAGTTTGTTTTCTTTGACAATCATGACTTTTATGCCCTACCAGCCCACAGTTCATGCATAGAAAATCTATGTTGGGACTTTTTACTTGAGAGCTAGTTCTATCAAAACCTATCCCATGTTTCTCAGACGTGCGAttcttgtgaatgttgtcgaGCAATATGGAGGACCCGGTCCATGTCATTCCATTTTCTGCTTCAGTTTTAGTCACAAGAAACTCTTTGGAGAGTTTTCATTCCTTTTAGTTACCAAGTCTAGGTTTTTACTTAGTTCAGTATGCTTGGATAAAAGATGAAGATTTTGTGTTTCAAGaatcttgttttcttctcttagtGATGCATAGTCTTCCATTATCAATTCCCTTTTTGAGTCTATGATTTTATATGCATCAATGAGAGTGTAGAGCAAAGATTCTAGAGCCCTTTTTGAGTATGAGTTTAGATTGTCTTGTATGTGATGAAGACTAACCTTTTCAttcatatcttcttcttctttatcctCTTCAGAATCTGATCCAGCCATGAGTGCTATTATGGTTTCTTGTGATCTGCAGGTTTCCTTTTCTCCTTGGTTTCCACTGCTACAAGAGCAAGAAAGTCATAATCATCTTCTTGTTCTAGTGCAAGAAGGGACTTGTTTTCTGTCTCATCACCCTCAAACTCTTCATCAGATGAATTCCCCATTGCTGCAAAGGCCCTTTTCATTGAAATATCTGCCTCTTGAGTTGTCATTCTTCTGTTTGAGGGGACAAACTTATCTTTCCTTATGTCTTTGCCCTTCTCAAAGTTTGCCTTTTTCTGTTCTAAAGCCCAAAGTGGACAGAATTTGATGAAGTGATCTGGGCTCCCACACTTATGACAAACCTGGTCTTTAGTGTTTTCAGATGGTTTTTGAGaagttttcttttgaaaggCCTGCCCTCACTTTAGCATTCTGGTGAACCTTTTGGTTATGAGggcaatattttcatcttcaaaatcatctgatGTAGTAGCCTTTAGAACCAGGTTCTTTTCCTTCCTTTTTCctccaatttccttttcttggtttttcttgAGTTTGTATGTGATGAGATTACCAATTAACTCATCCATGGCCAGTGAGTCTAGGTCGTGGGCTTCAGTGATAGCCTCGGCTTTGTTTTCCCAAGTTTCAGGAAGAACACTCAAGAGTTTCCTTACCGCCTTTCCATTAGGAACTATCTCTCCCAAGGAGTACATCTCATTGATGATATTGCCTgttcaagttatcaattttGGACTTCTTGACTTGCGTTGTTCCTTCATGAGCTGTTTGTAGTGTTTCCCATATGGATTTGGCATCTTGACAAGACGAGATTCGATTGTATTCGTCTGGTCCTATGCCACAAATCCAAATTTTCTTGGCTTTGGCATTGTTTTGGATTGCAAGCTTGTCTTCAGcattccattcttttctttcctttgggaTTTTGGTGATTCCATCAGTTTCGGTTTTCATAGGTATGGTTGGGCTATCTAGAATTACTCCCCATAGATCAGGGTTTTCGCCAATAAGATGGTTCATCATACAATTTTTCCACCGTCCATAAGATTTGCCATTGAATAGTGGTGGTCGTGTCTGTGAAGCTCCCTCTTGTGGGGTAGGTGGTGCTGCCTTGAGTCTTTTCAATGTGTGAATCTTTTATCGAAaagacctgctctgataccaattgaaaaaaccttaccccagaacaagaacctggttcttgtaAGTTGTTTTTaagtaaagacacaaacacttattaaattaaaaaccttcctcactcaaggaaggaaaaacctcatttttttaattcaactataatattttgtgattacaactcaataatcaaaaagcCTTATCTCTACTACCTCTCTCGATTGACTACAATCGATCTCTTcaaaaggccaaacccaccttttgttacaatCCTCACTGAaactcaaccctacaaagagccaaacccaccctttgtacaataaaTCGTAACTTACAATCAAGAACAAAACAAGAAGATAGTTTTACACGTTGAAACCTTCTCACTCAAGAACGTTTTAAACTTAGCAAACCTATCGATATTGAAGACTTCAGTTTGATGAATAAATCTCACTTTTCTCTCTATGTGAAGTCGTGATGTTCTTCATCTGCATCGTCCTCTTCTTATAGAGTTTCTTTTGCCTTGAATCCTCATCAGATAAGGTAAGGAAATTGTTGTTAAACAAGGATTCCCTTTTAAAGTACAATCCTTATTCtatacaacttccttccttaataatatatttaaggtttccttatttgtatcaacttatacctttaatatattatttttggttttgacaaataactctatttccTTGACTACATGGCTGACCCATTTTATACGTTTTTGGCTTCTTTGCTGTGTCATTTTCTACTCTTATTTGCActtcttgtctatcatcaaaacatcgacttttatattcttgtagtagaattatcgattctatcaaattataacttaatcatcattaaatatgtatttctaGTGACAATTAACTCATTGTAAATATCTATAAAACCTATAACAATATTAGATCAGATGACAATTGACTGATGTCGCCAAAATTTTTTAACATTCTTTATTGATAagtatatttattatcattaaaatttttttttgctttagtaTGATCATCAAACAAAAATTAGTGCTATAATATTGGaccaagtatttttttttttcaaattgattacCCAAACATAAATTGCTAttctacaaaattattttttcaaaaaaatacatctgatcaataaaaaacttttcaaaataagTAGATATTGAAAGCCTTGAAAGAAAATGGTGcaataaacataatttaattttagtaacaagtttattttttcatgttatatttattatgaacAATTAAATGTAATATTGTATCATGTATGGTAAGTGTAGGAGTTGAAGACGCAAAGGGTTGACATTATGGTGCACCAGCAGCCATAGGAGTAGAACTCATCAATATATAgcttttattttacttgatgAGAATTGCAATCACCTTTTAATAAAGCAAAAGCAAGAGAAAAGTAAAGAAGGAAAGGGAAAACATAAAGgaggaagaaaaaataataaaggaaagCTACTAAGAGTAATAAAGAAAAAGGAGGGATAGAAAGACAAAGGTTCTCAAAACTCCATCGTTCAaaattctctttcttctctctttctttctctGTCTCTCCTCCAAGTATAGCTAGCTACCCTTTTATGTGTCTTTCCTCTACTTAATCAAGAGTAAGAAAGACCTCTCAaagtttctccaaaaaaaaaaagactttataTTGGAAAGGAaaagatatatgaaataaataagaaattgaaGTTAGTTTgggaaaagaaaatgaatagaGGTGATGTTATGGAGAAATCACCAGTACAACAAATTATGGGTGGAAGCCCTAAGTGGTGGAATATGATGAATAATATGAGGCCTCCCATATCATCATCTCAACAAGCTGCTGTTGCTGCTACTACTACTCATCATGTTCCTAATTCCTTGTTGCCTCCTAATATTCTTTTTCCTCATTTCTCTTCTTCACTAGTTCCCATGTCATCTACTACTAATTCATGGAATGATAGTAACCAAAGTCAGCTACCTGAATCATGGAGTCAATTACTTCTGTAAATATCCCGATCTGATTTTTTGTATTGACTTGTTTGAAactgattttgattttcaagtTTGTTAAGTAAAAGTAGTGTTTGCTAATTTTTTGTGTTTGATGTGTGTTCTATGAATAGAGGTGGCTTGGTGGAAGAAGAAGACAAGTCCGTACATATGGTTAAGAAGTTGGAGAACAATTGGGATGAACAGTCGTTCCTGAGCCAGCATGATTCTGTTATAGACGTTAACCAAAAGGATCTCAGAAATAGTTATAATATGTATGAAGATGGAAATAATGTAGAGTTCCATCACCAAACTGCAGAATTAGCTGCTAAACCAACTTGGTCAGCACAGATGATACCAGTCTCATCTCCCAAGTCTTGTGTTACAACTTTGAGCAGCAACATGCTTGATTTTTCTAACAAAAACACACATCCAACTCCAGATCATTCATCTGAGGTATATATtcaatttcattcaaaaattacaaaataatatgatataattgttAGATTATGAATAACTAATTGTTCGCCTTTTTTTCCAAAAGTGCAACAGCAGAGCACCTAATAAGAAGGCTAGGGTTCAACCATCTTCAACTCAGTCTACCTTCAaggtaaataattatatttagtaaaaatcaaactttttcttatttttgtcaCAACACAATTGTCTTTCTTGTTTGTCTTGACCTTCAAAAAtggtgattcttttttttttctcatacaATTATATCACAAAAAAACATGTAAATTTTTGTGGTTTGTAAACAGGTGAGAAAGGAAAAATTAGGGGACAGAATAACAGCTCTTCACCAACTTGTCTCCCCATTTGGGAAGGTAAGCTTTACCCAATTAATTaacataactaattaattaccTTTTAAGTGTGAAATTATCACACAATAATATGTATTTTCAGCTTTAAAAGAAATAACTTCTTTATACACTTATAAAGCTGTCTTCATCTTTCTCCTTTTATCCTTTAGGGTTTTCACTTTACAGTTTctttaccaaattttttttaaaaaaaaacttaaaaagagTGGTTTTTGTactgatgaaaatattttttttcaatatattaaattttgttgggcaaaaatattttttctaggaaaataaattaatgttaaTCAAAGTAGGAGAAACTAGTGCGATATGCAAATTCATTATCTTATTTCCACCCACCAAACACCCCCAATCCCTCCCTCTGATGTCGATGCCAACTCATCACCTCCGAATTCTTTTAGTATTTtgctaaattatataaaatagttTTGAGATAATATCTATCAAATATCCTAGtaaataagtaagaaaattaGTTTGTTTTGGGGGAATATTTTGGTGGGTACAAAACATACCCTAAATTACTAAATTTTTTGCAGACTGACACAGCTTCTGTCCTGTTAGAAGCAATTGGGTACGTCAGATTCCTACAAAGCC
Proteins encoded in this window:
- the LOC138337337 gene encoding uncharacterized protein produces the protein MAGSDSEEDKEEEDMNEKGSVKRKQQQWYLDSAFSRHMTGDKRSFLSLKNIKGGNVAFGNGKSGEIQGIRKIGSMGTHAIENVYYVNGLQHNLLSVSQICDKGNNVLFTKKECRVTNSVTGNLVLLGKRHKNVYKAKIVNSKEDTLKCLSAVSDCSMLRNKRMGYISITTINKLISKDLVRGLPTKSFRDNQVCGTCIQGK
- the LOC101251487 gene encoding transcription factor bHLH68, whose product is MNRGDVMEKSPVQQIMGGSPKWWNMMNNMRPPISSSQQAAVAATTTHHVPNSLLPPNILFPHFSSSLVPMSSTTNSWNDSNQSQLPESWSQLLLGGLVEEEDKSVHMVKKLENNWDEQSFLSQHDSVIDVNQKDLRNSYNMYEDGNNVEFHHQTAELAAKPTWSAQMIPVSSPKSCVTTLSSNMLDFSNKNTHPTPDHSSECNSRAPNKKARVQPSSTQSTFKVRKEKLGDRITALHQLVSPFGKTDTASVLLEAIGYVRFLQSQIEALSLPYLGSGSGNMRRQQSVHERNNLFPEDPGQLSNDNSLKRKANSEQDYQEDKKKDLRSRGLCLVPLSCTLQVGSDNGADYWAPAFGGGFR